GTAACTACCCTGCAACTACCACTGTATGACCCAGCAACTACCCTCCTGGGCATATGGCTCAGAGAAATGTCAACTTTTGTTCACACAAAACAATATGTACatcattgggcatggtggcacacacctttaatcccagcacttgggaggcaaaggtagaaggatctccaagagttttaggtcaccctgagactacatagtaaattccagggcagtctgagctacagggagactctacctcaaaaaaaaaaaaaaatctgtacattaatgtatttatttgtaataacCAAAAAAATTGCAACAGCCCAGATGTCCAACCATGGATAAGGAATTAAACTGTGGTATACCCAACTCATAGCCTGGATGCTGGAAAAAGGAATAAATTACCACTAACACACAAGTGCTTCGGTAAACTTTGAAGCAACTATGCTGAGTGGAAAAAGCCAAGTCCTAAAGGCCACACATTGTACACCTCCTTCatctgccatctctctctcttttttttgggggggggggtttccaggtagggtctcactctagctcaggctgatctggaattcactatgtagtctcagggtagccttgaactcacagtgatcctcttacctctgcctcccaagtgctggggttaaaggtgtgcgccaccacacccagccctcatttgatgCATCAAAATTAAGAATGTCAAGAACATTGATGGTTAAATGTGGGGGAAGGGAATGACAgctttcccatttcttttttcttctttttttttttggggggggtagggtttcactctaatccaggctgacctggaattcactacatagtctcagggtggccttgaactcacgatgatcctcctacctctgtctcccaagtgctaggattaaaggtatgtaccaccatgcccggctgctttcCCATTTCTCTaactatttttttggtttttcgaggtagggtctcactctagctcaagctgacctggaattcactatggagtctcagggtggcctcgaactcatggtgattgtcctacttctgcctcccgagtgctgggattaaaggcgtgcgccaccacgcccccaTTTCTCTAACTTTACTAGAAGGGATGCATGTGTGAATATAAATGCAAAACAGAAAGGTACCTGTATCAATGTGCAGTCTTGGGGTGATTTTGTGCTACAATTTTGCAAAAATGTTACCATTGAGGAAAACTGTAAAGATACAAGGAATCTCTCTGTGCTTTCTTACAATTGCAGATGGTTataattatctcaaaataaaaactttataaagccaagggtggtggctcatgcctttaatctcatcactggggaggcagaggtaggagaattgccatgagttcaagggcactctaagactacatagtgagttccagtcagcctgggctagagtaaaaagaCTTTAGCcaaagctggacatgatggtacacacctgtaatcttagcatttgtgaagtagaaacaggaggatcaggagtgcaaGGTCAACCTTTCCTACATggggagtttaagaccagcctgaggtacatgagactgtctcaaaaaacaaaaacaaggggctggagagatggcttacttgttaagtgcttgcctgtgaagcctaagaaccccggtttgaggctagattccccagtaccaacgtaagccagattcacaaggtggtgttcatttgcagtggctgaaggccagggtgcacacattctctctctttttctctttctgtttgtcactctcaaataaataagataaacaaaattaaggagcaggatgtggtggtgcacacctttaatcccagcacttgggagacagaggtaggaggatcactgtgagttcaaggccaccctgagactacatagggaattccaggtcagcctgagctagagtgaaaccctaccttgggaaaaaaagcaagcaagcaaacaaacaaacaaaaaaaacccacaagaaaaTTAGCTCAGTGTGGGCGCTCCTGCCTGAAATCAGagcatctgggaggctgaggcagaaggatcaagatctgcttgggctacataatgagactatgtcaaaacaaacaaaaacaaaaatccccacaAGTTAATCACACCAACAGCAGCCCTCTAAAAACCAGTGATGGTAATCCTTCTCTACCCCAAAGCTGGCTGTCCCAAGAACAAGGCGGTGACCAGACTGGCAGGGAGACAAGTGGCaggcgccccccccccacctcatttCAAGTCACCTAGAACAGTAGTTCCCCAATTTTGGTACAATACAATCAGCcgtcaggctggagagaaaggCCCCACCCAGGGACTGTAGGGTGGGCtgaggcctgggcctgggccttgcACCTCTTGCTACTGCTGACCAGCTTGAGAACCTCAGATCTAGGAAAtgcagagctggggagagagagaagggcaggtgTGGGTTGAGGAGGCATCCACAGCAGCCTAGTATGTCACACGGGCCTGGGGAATTCCACCCACTATGCTTGTCTGCTGTGGACAGACACCACAGACATTTCCAGTTCCTCCTGACTTCTGTCTACACTGAAAGGAGTTCCTGAACTCACACATCAGCCTGTCTCTCTGGAAAGGTCCCTAGCCCTCCAGGTCTGTTATCCTATGGCTCCTCTACTATCCACAAGCAAATATGAGTGCAAGCCCTCCTTACACCTTCTGGTTccaaggcagagctaggaaggaGGCCTAGTTCTCACTGTGTGTTAACTCCAACTAGAAGCTAGGTCTTCCCCTGGCAGAGCTACTTTCTAGAAAGCCACAAGACTTTCAGTCAGTCACTCAGGTCACATCTTCCTCCAGGCCTACAGCTTCAGAAAAGTTGTTTTCTGGGTGTCCCAGAGTAGTCACACCCCAAAATGTCCTGGTTGTATCAACCTCTAGGCACCCAGCAAATGGGCCCCATTCTAGGACAATGGCCCCTCATCAATCTACCCAGACATTGGAATCAAAAGCTTTCAGAGAAATTGCAATTCCAGAGAAGAGTGAGGTAGTACACACCTACAGTCCTAGCTATTCAGGACTGGATCAGAAAGATCACCTGggatcaggagttgaaggccagcttgggcaatcCAGTGCATTtcaaaacacacacgcacacgaggGGGGCGGATATAAGTGAATATTGAATGTGATCTTTCTGAAGGAGGACAGCAGGGTCCCTAGTACTAAAGGTAGGGTACTCAAGTGCCCAGGTGACTGGAGGTCCTGTTTTATGCATTAGGCTTCAACTCCTAACTGGCCTCAGTGTAGAACCAAATGTTCATGAAGAAGTCTAGGAATGAGCATTTGCCAATGGCCAGAGGAACAATCTAAAATCTAGATGTATAAGAAGGGAATTTGGAGGCCACTCTGGGAGTAAGACACATGACTGCTTTATGTCATCAGCCTTTGGAGGTCAATCCCAGTCATCAGAATGTTCCCCAGACATGTCGGCCCTGTTCCTTAGAAGTCTTCACCTATGTCTCTTCATTTGTATTTTCAAGCTTTAACTGCTCGCCCACCCTCCACCCACGACAAGGGCCTGGAAGTCAGTTCTGGTCCAGGGTGAAGGGATGCCCTCGGTTCTGGCTTACAGAACCTGGTGGTGGTGAGTCTGTGTTCACCCTATTCACGTCCACCATGGTCTTAGAAGTCACATGTTCTGTTTGTGTCCCTGTGAATTTTTCTGCAATAACATAAATAACTTAAAGACATCACCACGAATTTTCTGTATAAGAGGGCACCCTGGGGAGAAGAGGGGTAGAAGGGCAGGTAGGAAGCAGGACCCAGTAGTGAAGGGGCCAGGGCAGGTGGAAAGGTAAAGCAAGCACTAGCTGGTGGGGAAAGGATACCTTGAAGCAGCAGGACACCTGGGGAAAACTGGGTACCTGGGGTACACACAAGGCATCTCGAGAGAACAGGGCACCCTCATGCCTGAGCTGTAGTTTGTAAAGGGTGTCCCCATCAAACAGCAGCTGGGGTCTGGCAGCGGCGGGCACGTCTCCTCCGGCCGCCACCAACGGCCTTCCGAGGGCCCCCACGTAACCCTGATGGTGGACGCGACAGTGGGGAGTGAGGGGCGCACCGTGAAGGTGAGGCTGCGGGGACCGGGGCTGAGACTCACAGACCGACTAGCGGAGGGCCCAGCGGGCCACCTTCCCTCGGGAGGACCCCCAACGCCGGTTACCCCGTTCGGCCGGCCCCCAACAAAGGCTCAGGGGAGGGGTGAGACGACCCCGACCCCGCGGAGCCCAGGACGCCCGCCACCGCGACGCACGCGCGGCAGGTGCCTGCCGGCAGGTGGGCGACAGCACACCCCCCGCACCCCGGCCTCCACCGCCCCGCGGCCCTGGGGCTGGGGCCGGGGGACACGCCGCGGGCGGAGCGGCCGCACCTGCCGGCTCTCACCTGCCGCACCTGCCCGCCCGCCCCCGCCGCACCTGCCCGCCCCGCGCCGTCCCCGAGGCCCGCTCACCTCCgcgcggcccggcccggcccctcGCAGCGGCAGCCCCCGGCCCGCGCCGCTCCATGCGCTCAGCCCGCCCTCGGCGCCGCCCGCCGCccccgggccgccgccgccgcccgcgccaTCGCGCCGCCGCCCGCTCCGAGGGCACAATGGAGCCGCCGCCGCGCCGCTCATGCATATGCATGACGCCGCGCCGCCGGCCCCGCCTCCCAGGCCAGAGCAGCGGAGCCCCGAGCCGGCGCGCCGGAGCCCGGCGGGGGGCGAGGGGCGGCCGCGGGCCTGCGCCGCCGCGGGACGGGAGGTGGGGCCGGGGCCGCGGGGCTGGGCGCGCGGGAGGCACGGCCCGACGGCGACCGGCGCCCCGCGCCCCCTCCACACCTTTCGGGACGCGGCGTCCGAGAGCCACGGCGAGCTTCCTGCTCGGTccgccggggcggggcggggcctgcgcggcggggcggggcggggccgggcggcACCCGGACCGGGCCCCTCCTGGTGACGCCGCCCCTCTTCCTGTGAAAGCCCCTTTCGAGCGCTTCTCTGCGGCCGCGCCTCGGAGCCCGAAAGAGCGCGGCCTGGCGAGGTACGGAGGCTTGCTGAGGGCCCGGGAAGCCTGGCTGCCGCCGAAAGCCGCACACTCACCTACACTGGTCCCTTCGCAGAGCCCCACGTCCCTACTGAGGTGTTCCGGCCAAACGAGCTGGCCTCTGGTCTGGTTGGGTCTTTCAGATGCTATTAACCACTCTAAGCCCCTCTTGATTGACAATGCATTCTCCTGATAACCCCTAATTATTACATTTGTTGCTGCAAAATAAACAGCATAAATTTTGCTATTTTGGTCATCTTCAAGTGTCCAGCCGGATGGTATTGAGCACATACATTGCTGTTCAGCCACCAGCCGGCTTCCTCATGGTTTCATTTCCTCCAGTAGGAACCTGAACTCTGGGGCCCGTACTCCTCCAAGTTCCTGGAAACCCCATTCTACTTCTGTTTATGAGTTTGACTTCTCTTAAGTACCTCATATAAAAGGAATCCTAACAATATTTAcctttttgtgactggcttatttcatGCAGCCTTGGATGCTCAAGGTTTACCTACGTGTCAGAACTTCCTTGATAGGGGACCGAGGGTTGGAGGCAGGTTAAGACTGGTCTCATAGGCTACACGTGTGCACCATGGCATCCAGCTAGAACTTCCTTCTTATGGGAGAAAATAACCCATTGTATGGACACACCACCTTTAATTTATTCATGGATGAATCCAGGGACACCTACAGTTATTGAAAATTTCCCCTTGAGCCCTGTGCCTTGTTTTGTGTGGGAAATCATTAGTTCATAGAATAGATGTACACAGCAGCCTTGTCTGGGCTGTCTCTGTAAATGCTAGATTGATTTCAGGACAGTTCTTAAAGACCTTGAAACAAACATGTTAGAGGGTCAGACAAAATGCCTTGACAGGCAGCAATGCGTCAGGAAAATGtcaggaagggggaaaaaagtaagATGAAGAAGATGATGGGGGATACAGGAAGGGTGATCTGAGTAGTGGAGCTAACCCTAAGGACACCCAAATGAAGGGGAAGGCAGCACCAGGGGGCCTtgacctcctgcctcctgagaagCTATGTGCTTGGAGGCTGGGGCACAGACAGGTTCATGGAAGAGACCATTGAAGGGCTGAGGTGCCCCAGTTTTGGCAGCTCTGtcacctccccacacacacctgctttGGCCTTGGCCTTGGTTCCCCTGGGGAGAGCCACAAAGTGTCAGCTGCCTTCTAGATAGTGTGTTCACTGATCACTGCATACATTGTGAGCAAAGTcttatttataggaaaaaaaaaaaaaactttccttcctGAAACCTTCCTTCTAAAGCCACATAAACTAGCATCTTCACTAGCTTTCTGACAGCTCTTcagatattaaagaaaaaacatggTTGTTGAGATAGAACCTTGCTATGTTGCAGAGATtgaggttttggtttttgttgttttatttatttattttttcttgagagagaaagatgcagagagatagagaaagaaagaatgggcacaccagggcctccagcatgtgcccctttgtgcatctggcttgtgtaggtcctggggaattgaacctgggtcctttggcttcaaagggaagtgccttaaccactaagccatctctccaacccttgtttttgttgtttgtttttttttaatgtgcagggtttcactatgtagctcaggctggcctcaaacactcagtgattctcctgtctcagcttcctaatTATTGAGATAATAGACACAAACCACTAAATCCAGCTTCAAGATGGCCTTGCACTGGGCTCAAACTATCCTCTTGCCCTACCAGGAATCCTATATGCTAGGACTCTAGGTGGCAACATTattgccttccttccctcctcaaaATCTCACATgtggctgagcgtggtggtacgtgcctttcatccaactcaggaggcagaagtaagaggattgctgtgagttcaaggccatcctgagactacatactaaattctaggtcagccctagctagagtgagaccctacctcgaaaaaacaaaaaaaaaagaaaactcacatATGCTACCCACACACCATACACTGAGGGCTCCCAGCTCTGTCTCTGTGTGGTTGAGACTGGCATATATAGCCATTTGCCACATGGACGTACATTTTGGTCAAGGACAGATTGCACATTTCATGGTGATACTACTACATTTCCTAGTGACATTGTAACCATCTTAGTCTATGTAGGTTTACTCTATGATGTTTCACAACCAGAAATGTCCAAGTAGCACATTTCTCAAAAAtgtatccattctttttttcagtttaagACTATTGTAATGGGAGAGAAGGggacaagacagagaaaaaagagagaaagtgggctggagagatggcttagcggttaagtgcttgcctgtgaagcctaaggaccccggttcgaggctcagttccccagatcccatgttagccagatgcacaagggggcgcacacgtctggagtttgtttgcagaggctggaagccctggtgcgcccattctctctctctccctctatctgtctttctctctgtgtctgttgctctcaaataaataaataaaaaatttaaaaaaaaagaaaaaagaaagtaatgtaagagggaaagaagagagaagtggAGGAATGACGATTGTATCCagttttttatctctctctctttttttttttttttttttggtttttcaaagtagggtctcactctagcccaggctgacctggaattcaccacatagtcttagggtaaccttgaactcacagtgattctcctacctctgcctactgagtgttgggattaacggcatgcaccaccacacccggcttagttctttttgccactgcaaactccagatgcatgtgccatgttgtacatctggcattatgtgggtactggggaattaaacctgggtcctttggctttgccatcaagtgccttaactgctaagccatctctccagtcctgtgtccAGTTCTTAATCAGCCTATAACTgtgaaggtttttttgtttgtttgttttttgttttgtttttcgaggtagggtttcactctagcccaggctgacctggaattcactctgtagtctcaggatggccttgaactcacagcaatcctcctacctctgcctcctgagtgctgggattaaaggtttgagataccacacctggcaaaatatacttttaaagccAGGTAttgcggcacacgcctttagtccccagcactcaggaagctgaggtaggaggattgccatgagtttcaggccagcctgggctactgagtttagttctaggtcagcctgggctacagtgggactctaccatgaaaacaagaagaaaattttaataataaaggtAAACTTTTCAAAAGTATTCATCTCCCCCTACCCCAAACCCATTTCCTCCACCCAGGTCCCATCTTTCACAGTTCTACTCAATAGTTTAAAATTGGAATTGAGCCAGGGTGATGGTAaacatctttagtcccagtgctcaggaagctgaggtaggacaatctcagtgagttcaaggtcagccactggctacagagtgagttctttaGGTcgacctaggctagagtgagacattgccttgaaaaagaaaaagttgaataTATGATTATATTAAGACTCGTGATCTAGTCAGCTCCAAAAATGTTCCCgcagacacacccagagatgtGCTTTACTAATCTCTAGGTGTTTCTCAATCCAACCAAGTTGACTATCAAGATTAGCTATCACaatcagaggagagagaaaacagctGAGAAAGATTCAAACAATGGCTATAAACTGCAAATGCTACAAAAGACACACGTGTGAGGCAGGCAAAGGGAGCGTTCAGCCACCAGAACACTGCTGGGCTTGAGTAGTGACCATACCCTTCTCTTAAACAAAGCGTCTTACAACCCGTTGGGAACCTGGGACCCCCATTTGTACCGAAATGCACTTGCACCCACCTCCACACAACACAATGAATTAGCTTTCTCCTCCCCTAAGTGACCATTCTTCATAATCAGTGTCCATTCAAGCACGTTTGTAGATCCAGGACCAGAATAGCAGAGGGCCATCCGGCCTGGACTGGCTTGGAGTGCGTATGCTATTGCAAACTGTGCCACAGAGTGGGAGGCAGT
This genomic interval from Jaculus jaculus isolate mJacJac1 chromosome 16, mJacJac1.mat.Y.cur, whole genome shotgun sequence contains the following:
- the LOC123455364 gene encoding proline-rich protein HaeIII subfamily 1-like; translation: MVDATVGSEGRTVKVRLRGPGLRLTDRLAEGPAGHLPSGGPPTPVTPFGRPPTKAQGRGETTPTPRSPGRPPPRRTRGRCLPAGGRQHTPRTPASTAPRPWGWGRGTRRGRSGRTCRLSPAAPARPPPPHLPAPRRPRGPLTSARPGPAPRSGSPRPAPLHALSPPSAPPAAPGPPPPPAPSRRRPLRGHNGAAAAPLMHMHDAAPPAPPPRPEQRSPEPARRSPAGGEGRPRACAAAGREVGPGPRGWARGRHGPTATGAPRPLHTFRDAASESHGELPARPFRALLCGRASEPERARPGEVRRLAEGPGSLAAAESRTLTYTGPFAEPHVPTEVFRPNELASGLVGSFRCY